A window of Papilio machaon chromosome 1, ilPapMach1.1, whole genome shotgun sequence contains these coding sequences:
- the LOC106714264 gene encoding uncharacterized protein LOC106714264 yields MTTMHFEYDPERLIKEIKKRPGLWDSDDVAYRSKAMRQKLWTDVVKELIEPNVKFTKCELRELEIQLQKKWKSIRDCFQKYVVNPNRHKRPYIYSKKLSFLLKEEQPGQAGGSTESEDGEKTCSVWRTRRKLKIKKESSDDNDDSETYGFNDDTKSNGSNDAGDEENETQPLSKKNKTNSLVGEIAFANVDAQNFNEAEDSDKLFLLSLLPHLKSIPEEFKLNVKMDMMNVLRNANFNTNLNHKLI; encoded by the exons ATGACAACGATGCATTTCGAATACGACCCTGAGagattaataaaagaaataaaaaagcgtCCAGGATTATGGGATTCTGATGACGTCGCGTATCGTAGTAAAGCAATGCGGCAAAAACTATGGACGGACGTTGTAAAGGAACTCATCGAGCCAAACGTCAAGTTCACGAAGTGTGAATTGAGAGAACTTG AAATACAACTACAGAAAAAATGGAAGAGCATCAGAGATTGCTTTCAAAAATACGTTGTAAATCCGAATAGACACAAAAGACCTTATATATACAGTAAAAAACTCAGTTTCCTTCTCAAGGAGGAGCAGCCCGGGCAAGCCGGTGGTTCAACTGAATCCGAGGACGGGGAAAAGACTTGTAGCGTTTGGCGAACAAGAaggaaattgaaaattaagaaagaaaGTTCAGATGATAATGACGACAGCGAAACATACGGATTCAACGATGATACTAAATCGAATGGCTCTAATGATGCTGGCGACGAAGAAAATGAAACACAACCACTGtctaaaaagaataaaactaatagTCTCGTTGGCGAAATTGCTTTCGCTAATGTTGATGCACAAAATTTTAACGAAGCTGAGGATAGTGATAAACTGTTTCTTCTGTCCCTTCTCCCTCATCTCAAATCAATACCGGAAGagttcaaattaaatgttaaaatggaCATGATGAATGTGCTGAGAAATGCAAATTTTAACACGAATCTTAaccataaattaatttaa
- the LOC106714263 gene encoding cAMP-dependent protein kinase catalytic subunit alpha encodes MFSNKSYSPSKDMSYKARDNSADVHDGYTDQQQQQYLKHLKQLKNEFEQRWRSTPTFSITFDELDRVRTLGTGAFGRVVLLRHIKTGKFYAMKILEKEKVVKLKQVDHTLFEKRILEAIRFPFTVSMEFSFKDNSYIYFVMPFVSGGEMFTHLRKMVKFEEPLAKFYASQVILALEYLHFCNIVYRDLKPENILIDKTGYLKITDFGFSKILQGRTWTLCGTPEYLAPELILSKGYGFSVDWWSFGVLLYEMNAGYPPFYANEPMKTYEKIVAGKYRCPSSFNPDLRDLVRNTLQVDITKRFGVMKDGVMDFKNHKWFRGIEWDAIVNCRYPAPFIPKYKSPGDATNFERYEEETLQPASYCRFESEFIDF; translated from the coding sequence atgttttcgAACAAGAGTTACAGTCCATCGAAAGATATGTCTTACAAAGCTAGAGACAACTCCGCGGACGTCCATGACGGTTACACAGaccagcagcagcagcagtaCCTCAAACATTTGAAGCAGCTCAAGAACGAATTCGAACAACGATGGCGTTCGACGCCTACCTTCAGTATTACATTCGACGAACTAGATCGAGTCCGGACGCTAGGCACGGGTGCTTTTGGAAGAGTCGTCCTCCTGAGACACATTAAAACTGGAAAATTCTACGCCATGAAGAtcttagaaaaagaaaaagtagtCAAGCTGAAGCAAGTTGATCATACGCTGTTTGAAAAGAGAATACTTGAAGCAATAAGGTTTCCTTTCACTGTGTCAATGGagtttagttttaaagataataGCTACATTTACTTCGTAATGCCATTCGTGTCTGGAGGTGAAATGTTTACTCATTTACGAAAAATGGTGAAATTCGAGGAACCTCTAGCAAAATTTTACGCAAGTCAAGTGATTTTGGCGCTCGAGTACCTGCACTTCTGCAATATAGTTTACCGGGATTTAAAGCCGGAAAACATTTTGATCGATAAAACcggatatttaaaaatcacggATTTCGGTTTCAGTAAGATTCTACAAGGTAGAACTTGGACCTTGTGCGGTACGCCCGAGTATCTGGCGCCGGAATTAATATTGAGTAAGGGCTATGGATTTTCCGTAGACTGGTGGTCGTTTGGAGTCCTGCTCTATGAAATGAATGCGGGTTACCCGCCGTTTTATGCTAACGAGCCAATGAAGACGTATGAGAAGATTGTCGCCGGAAAATACCGATGTCCTTCGAGTTTTAACCCTGATCTACGTGACTTGGTGCGAAATACACTTCAAGTGGACATCACCAAGCGTTTCGGTGTCATGAAGGATGGTGTAATGGATTTCAAAAACCACAAGTGGTTCAGAGGAATAGAATGGGATGCTATCGTTAATTGTAGATATCCTGCACCATTTATTCCCAAATACAAATCTCCCGGTGATGCCACAAACTTTGAACGTTACGAAGAAGAAACGCTGCAACCGGCTTCATATTGTCGTTTTGAGTCCGAGTTTATAGATTTCTAA